In Malus sylvestris chromosome 15, drMalSylv7.2, whole genome shotgun sequence, a single genomic region encodes these proteins:
- the LOC126602802 gene encoding uncharacterized protein LOC126602802 — MTNISMSPFKNEIEWIDPPRGFTMPHFIPYKGDKDPNRHLKYYRSTMILYRNNDALMCKIFTITLQGEAQDWFHTLSLQSIRSLNELSFVFTKEYSSNRSIKRTSDHLFSIIKDPREIIYDYVKRFKMEKAKIVNCNEDIATAAFRNGLPTEHPLFRKLIMGEELTLAASHALAEKHALWDEAKQSNKNESEKKHMERSPTREDSVLETFTKFTVPIGQILSKLKNEPWFELPPPMKGDLTRLDHTKYCAFH; from the coding sequence atgaccaacataagcatgtCACCATTCAAGAATGAGATCGAGTGGATAGATCCACCTCGCGGGTTTACTATGCCTCACTTCATTCCGTACAAGGGAGACAAAGATCCGAATCGACATCTCAAGTATTACCGCAGTACCATGATTCTCTACAGGAACAACGATGCGCTTATGTGTAAAATTTTTACGatcactctacaaggcgaggcgcaagactGGTTTCACACTCTATCACTGCAGTCGATCCGGAGTCTTAACgaactttcctttgttttcactAAGGAGTATTCGTCTAACCGCTCAATCAAAAGGACATCCGACCATCTCTTCAGCATCATAAAAGACCCTAGAGAGATAATTTACGACTATGTCAAGAGGTTCAAAATGGAGAAGGCCAAGATTGTTAACTGCAACGAAGACATAGCAACGGCAGCATTCAGAAATGGCCTTCCCACCGAACATCCTTtattcagaaaattgatcatgggAGAAGAATTGACCCTAGCAGCTTCGCATGCTTTGGCAGAAAAACATGCATTATGGGATGAGGCCAAGCAGTCTAACAAAAATGAGTCAGAAAAGAAGCACATGGAACGTTCCCCGACCAGAGAAGACTCAGTGCTTGAAACATTCACCAAGTTCACAGTTCCAATTGGCCAAATTCTTAGCAAGCTCAAGAATGAACCTTGGTTCGAACTGCCGCCACCCATGAAAGGCGATCTTACCAGGCTGGATCATACAAAATATTGTGCATTCCATTAA